The following nucleotide sequence is from Acinonyx jubatus isolate Ajub_Pintada_27869175 chromosome E3, VMU_Ajub_asm_v1.0, whole genome shotgun sequence.
GCCCCTGTCCCTGTGCCCGGTAGTGTGCTGTGCCCTGTGGGACAGGAGAGCGGAGGGAGGGAGCCGGTACAGTCTTGGGGGAACAgatcctccctcaccccctctgcTGCTTTTTCTTCAGGAGCCCCGGCCACCAGAATTAAGCCCTGTGGCAGGGGACGGAGAGAAGGCACCAAACAGCAGGTACCCCAGAGCCACCTGAGCCAGCATCTCCTCCCTTAACCCCGTCACCCTAcactttccctcctctcctgacCCTGCTCTGCCTCACTGGTCCTGCCTCTACCCCTCAGGCGGGAGGAGCCTGCTGGTGAGGAGCGGCGACGCCCGGACACTTTGCAGTTATGGCAGGAGCGggagcggcggcagcagcagcagcagcagcacagcGGAGCGTGGGGGGTCCCCCGGAAGGACAGgtgtgggcagagggcaggggcggggtggggctaGGGGGCTGTGGAAATGAGCCCTCGTGAGCTACTCTGTCCCTCGGGGTTTGCAGGTCCGCTGCCTGCACTGCCGACCCCACATCTCCTTTGCTTTCCAGTTTTGTGAAGTTGGGGGTCAGGGCTGCTGGCGGAGGTCCTGCGGCCTCATCCACTCAGGCCACCTACAAGTATGTGTCCTCCCCGACTCCACCTCCCTGAGCCATCTCCCTGCACACCCTCCCTGGACCCCCTCTAATTTGCTGTGTGTCTGTCCTCAGCGGCATGCCCAAGTCCAGTGCCACCCAACTGGGAGCTTcaggggggcagggagcccccccggcccctgcccccacccctgcctcccaggagccccttcctGCAGCTGGACCAGGTTGGACAGGGACTATGGGAAGAGGATGGGGGACTGTATAGGTGAGGGGGTGGCTGGGGCCTGGTGGTCTGAGGGAAGCATGGGACTCCAGGGGGTGTCTTTCTCACCTGCCCCCTGGCTCTGGCCCCCAGCGACAGTGCCTGCTCCCCGGCCGCTCGGCTCCATTCAGAGACCAAACAGCTTCCTCTTCCGTTCTTCCTCTCAGAGTGGCTCAGGTGGGTTTCCCCCTGTCGCCATTGCTAAGCCAGCACTAACCCCTGGGCTGCGGTCACCCCTTCTGGCCTGGGAATTCTCCAGTCTATTGTCCCGTTGTGTTGAAAATCCCCACAAGTACAAAGGCAGGAGATGTGGGTGCCAGACACGGTGACCCAGCTAGAAAGTCGGCAGTGGGTGGTAGAGACAGCTCacattcctcctttttctccaggCCCTTCCTCACCAGACTCTGCCGTGAGGCCTCGGCGACCCCCTCAGCTTCTGGACGAGAAGGAGCTGATGGCACAGCTGCGCCAGGTGAGAGAGGTGGGAtctgtgggggcggggaggggctacTTCACACCCTGTGGGTGCCTTCAGGAGGATGGAAGGGGTGGGCCGGAGTCCCCACTGACCCTGACTGCTCCCCCGTCGTCCTCCTGCCCCCTAGGTAATGGAGTCCCGGCTGCAGCGGCCCCTGCCTGAGGACCTGGCGGAGGCTCTGGCCAATGGGGTCATCCTCTGTCAGCTGGCCAACCAGCTGCGGCCCCGCTCCGTGCCCTTCATCCATGTGCCCTCGCCTGCTGTGGTCAGTGGggtcccagggtggtgggaagTAGTGGATGGGGCAGAGGACTGCCAGGGcctctcttactctcttctttttcctctctcgcCCTCCTGCAGCCAAAACTTAGTGCTCTCAAGTCTCGGAAAAATGTGGAGAGTTTCTTAGAAGCCTGCCGAAAAATCGGGGTGCCTGAGGTATGGGGGCGGTGTTCTCAGGAACCCAGGGCCAGTCCCTACTATAGAGTGGCGATGTCCTGGGCTCAGCTGAGCACTCCGTGTGGATGTCAGGGTTCCATTCAAAGGGGTGTCTGCTCCCCAGAAGAAAGCATGTCCACAAGTCCCGGTCCTGCACGCCTCCCTACCCTGCATGCTTCCGTGCCCTGCACTCTGCATGTTGGTGTGGCTCAGGCCTTGGCACgtgagggcagggggtggggagggattgtcttgctgctgctgctgacgTCTGCTCTTTGTCCTTGTCCATCTGTCCTACTCTCCCTTCCCAGGCTGACCTGTGCTCGCCCTCGGATCTCCTCCAGGGCACCGCCCAGGGGCTGTGGACCACCCTGGAGGCTGTGAagcgggtggggggcagggcccccccacccctctggcccCCCTCTGGTCTGGGCGGCTTCATCTTCTTCTACGTGGTCCTCATGCTGCTGCTCTATGTCGTCTACACTCGGCTCCTGGGTTCCTAGGACCTGAAGTCaccctttcccctgccccctccacctaTTTCTATTTATAAGACTCCTGTGCAACCCCCATCCCTACCAGTGGTGCCTTCAGCCCCTACCAAAGACACTAGTGAACCCTCTCCCCTCACACACACTGACCTCAGAGGCCCCACTCTGGTGCCCCCAGACCCTgggcccccagcctctggcc
It contains:
- the LRCH4 gene encoding leucine-rich repeat and calponin homology domain-containing protein 4 isoform X6 translates to MTDLSRNRFPEVPEAACQLVSLEGLSLYHNCLRCLNPALGNLTALTYLNLSRNQLSSLPPYICQLPLRVLIVSNNKLGALPPDISALGSLRQLDVSGNELQSLPTELCSLPSLRDLSVRRNQLSTLPDELGDLPLVRLDFSCNRVSRIPVSFCRLRHLQVILLDSNPLQSPPAQICLKGKLHIFKYLSTEAGRRGGSALGDLAPSRPPSFSPCPAEDLFPGRRYDGGLDSGFHSVDSGSKRWSGNESTDEFSELSFRISELAREPRGPRERREDGSADGDPEQIDFIDSHVPGEDEERGAAEEPRPPELSPVAGDGEKAPNSRREEPAGEERRRPDTLQLWQERERRQQQQQQHSGAWGVPRKDRSAACTADPTSPLLSSFVKLGVRAAGGGPAASSTQATYNGMPKSSATQLGASGGQGAPPAPAPTPASQEPLPAAGPATVPAPRPLGSIQRPNSFLFRSSSQSGSGPSSPDSAVRPRRPPQLLDEKELMAQLRQVMESRLQRPLPEDLAEALANGVILCQLANQLRPRSVPFIHVPSPAVPKLSALKSRKNVESFLEACRKIGVPEADLCSPSDLLQGTAQGLWTTLEAVKRVGGRAPPPLWPPSGLGGFIFFYVVLMLLLYVVYTRLLGS